A genomic window from Thiomonas arsenitoxydans includes:
- the secF gene encoding protein translocase subunit SecF, whose translation MEFFRIKRDIPFMRNALTFNVVSAVLFAAAVFFLFTRGLNLSIEFTGGTVMEVGYSQGANIDGIRATLSKLGYADAQVQAYGNANDVVIRLPLHKGETSSEQSTKVMAGLLAADPQAQQRRTEFVGPQVGSELATDGLKALALVIFGIVAYLAVRFEWKFSVAAILANLHDVIIVLGFFALFQWEFSLPVLAAVLAVLGYSVNESVVIFDRVRENFRKYRKYTTVQVIDSAITNTISRTVITHGSTLAMAFSMFFFGGPALHYFALALIIGISMSIYSSVFVAAALAMWFGVKREDLIKPGGNKPSDRNDPNAGAVV comes from the coding sequence ATGGAATTTTTCCGTATCAAGCGCGATATCCCGTTCATGCGCAATGCGCTGACGTTCAACGTCGTCTCCGCGGTGCTGTTTGCCGCCGCGGTGTTCTTCCTCTTCACCCGCGGGCTCAATCTGTCGATCGAATTTACCGGCGGCACGGTGATGGAAGTCGGTTACAGCCAGGGGGCGAACATCGACGGCATCCGCGCCACCCTGAGCAAACTCGGTTACGCCGATGCGCAAGTGCAGGCCTACGGCAACGCCAACGATGTGGTCATCCGCCTGCCGCTGCACAAGGGCGAGACCAGCTCGGAGCAGAGCACCAAGGTCATGGCCGGGCTGCTGGCCGCCGACCCGCAGGCGCAGCAGCGCCGCACCGAATTCGTCGGCCCGCAGGTGGGGTCTGAGCTGGCCACCGATGGTCTCAAGGCGCTGGCGCTGGTGATCTTCGGCATCGTCGCCTATCTGGCGGTGCGCTTCGAGTGGAAGTTCTCGGTGGCGGCCATCCTCGCCAACCTGCACGACGTGATCATCGTGCTCGGCTTCTTTGCCTTGTTCCAGTGGGAATTCTCCCTGCCCGTGCTGGCGGCGGTGCTGGCGGTGCTGGGGTATTCGGTGAACGAGTCGGTGGTGATCTTCGACCGGGTGCGCGAAAACTTCCGCAAGTACCGTAAATACACCACGGTGCAGGTGATCGACAGCGCCATCACCAACACCATCAGCCGCACCGTCATCACCCACGGCTCGACGCTGGCGATGGCGTTTTCCATGTTCTTCTTCGGCGGCCCGGCGCTGCATTACTTCGCGCTGGCGCTGATCATCGGCATTTCGATGAGCATCTACAGCTCGGTCTTCGTCGCCGCCGCGCTGGCGATGTGGTTCGGCGTGAAACGCGAAGACCTGATCAAGCCGGGCGGCAACAAGCCCAGCGACCGCAACGACCCGAACGCGGGCGCGGTGGTCTGA
- a CDS encoding DUF494 domain-containing protein → MFDILMYLYESYWHPEACPEFGQLTRKLSAAGFESDEIHEAIDWLRGLDSAVGGLKTQHEQSAHAIRLYAQQELDCLGLEAIGYLNFLESAGVLKPHLRELTIERALATGMQPLPLEHLKTIVLLIFWRLDEEPDALILDELFVEAEDRVVH, encoded by the coding sequence ATGTTCGATATTCTCATGTATCTCTACGAGTCCTACTGGCATCCGGAAGCCTGCCCCGAGTTCGGGCAGCTCACGCGCAAACTCAGCGCGGCCGGGTTCGAGAGCGACGAAATCCACGAAGCCATCGACTGGCTTCGCGGGCTCGACAGCGCCGTAGGCGGCCTCAAGACCCAGCACGAGCAGAGCGCACACGCCATTCGTCTTTACGCGCAGCAAGAGCTCGACTGCCTGGGGCTGGAAGCCATCGGCTATCTCAACTTTCTCGAAAGCGCCGGGGTGCTCAAGCCGCATCTGCGCGAACTCACCATCGAGCGCGCGCTGGCCACCGGCATGCAGCCGCTGCCGCTGGAGCATCTCAAAACCATCGTGCTGTTGATTTTCTGGCGTCTGGACGAAGAGCCCGATGCCCTGATCCTCGACGAGCTGTTCGTCGAAGCCGAAGACCGCGTGGTGCATTGA
- the argC gene encoding N-acetyl-gamma-glutamyl-phosphate reductase, translating into MKRLRIGIVGGTGYTGVELLRLLARHPQAELAAITSRKEVGTPVADMFPSLRGQVDLAFTTPDDAPLHTCDIVFFATPHGVAMAQARRLLDAGVRLIDLAADFRLQNLTEFTQWYGMEHACPDLLQEAVYGLPELHREAIAKARIVANPGCYPTTVQLGFAPLLRTPGLVEATHLMANCASGVSGAGRKAEIGLLFSEASDNFKAYGVKGHRHGPEINEQLRRIAGAPPGSSAVDCLFVPHLTPMIRGMHATLSARLTPAGQALDLQALYASFYAKEPFVDVLPPGSAPETRSVRGANTLRLAVHKPRPDMAVILVVQDNLTKGASGQAVQNMNVMFGLPENMGLDGLAVLP; encoded by the coding sequence ATGAAACGTCTGCGCATCGGCATCGTTGGCGGTACCGGCTACACCGGGGTGGAGCTGTTGCGGCTGCTGGCCCGCCACCCCCAGGCTGAGCTGGCCGCCATCACCTCGCGCAAGGAAGTGGGCACCCCGGTGGCCGATATGTTCCCCAGCCTGCGCGGGCAGGTCGATCTTGCCTTCACCACGCCGGACGACGCACCGCTGCACACCTGCGACATCGTCTTTTTCGCCACGCCGCACGGGGTGGCCATGGCTCAGGCCCGGCGACTGCTCGATGCCGGTGTGCGCCTTATCGATCTGGCCGCCGACTTCCGCCTGCAAAACCTGACCGAGTTCACCCAGTGGTACGGCATGGAGCACGCCTGCCCCGATCTGCTGCAAGAAGCGGTTTACGGCCTGCCGGAACTGCACCGCGAGGCCATTGCCAAGGCCCGTATCGTCGCCAATCCCGGCTGCTATCCCACCACGGTGCAGCTGGGCTTTGCCCCCCTGCTGCGCACCCCCGGCCTCGTGGAGGCCACCCACCTCATGGCCAACTGCGCCTCGGGGGTTTCGGGCGCGGGACGCAAGGCGGAAATCGGTCTGCTGTTCAGCGAAGCTTCGGACAATTTCAAGGCCTACGGCGTCAAAGGGCACCGGCATGGGCCTGAAATCAACGAACAACTGCGCCGCATCGCGGGCGCGCCCCCCGGCAGCAGCGCGGTCGACTGCCTGTTCGTGCCGCATCTCACCCCCATGATTCGCGGCATGCATGCCACCTTGTCGGCCCGCCTCACGCCCGCCGGGCAGGCACTCGACCTGCAAGCGCTGTACGCCTCGTTCTATGCGAAAGAGCCTTTCGTCGATGTGCTGCCGCCGGGCAGTGCGCCTGAAACCCGCTCGGTGCGCGGCGCCAATACCCTGCGGCTCGCGGTACACAAGCCGCGCCCTGACATGGCCGTGATCCTGGTCGTTCAGGACAACCTCACCAAAGGCGCCTCGGGCCAGGCGGTGCAGAACATGAATGTGATGTTCGGCCTGCCCGAAAACATGGGACTGGACGGGCTGGCGGTATTGCCCTGA
- a CDS encoding LysM peptidoglycan-binding domain-containing protein, with the protein MSYRALATALALATAAPWACAANPSAAAPALHGLPNYPVAPAQRAQAELTAQTGVPVSELAAKAPSRYTVKRGDTLWAISGMYLRKPWDWPKLWGMNLQQIRNPHWIFPGQVLYLDISNGRARLTMGSGSQGIPTVKLNPQVESSLLPPEGIPTISPELIAPFLTQPLIVEPDTLEASPRIVALPKGHTMASPGTQVYVRGDVSKATRYQIYRPAKPLVDPATKKIIAYQAEYLGTTNLVEPPSGPDAVSVFRVDGIEREVGVGDRLVIAPPREFVNYTPHAPAKPISGDIVSIYGDLSMAAKNSVVALNRGADDGLERGDVLALWHNSRMVKDSTAPGKPEIELPDRRVGVMMVFRTFKHVAYALILSADEPVEVADRFTQP; encoded by the coding sequence ATGAGCTACCGCGCTCTGGCTACCGCGCTGGCGCTGGCCACTGCGGCGCCCTGGGCATGCGCCGCCAACCCATCGGCCGCCGCGCCCGCGCTGCATGGTCTGCCCAACTATCCGGTGGCTCCGGCGCAGCGCGCCCAGGCTGAACTGACCGCGCAGACCGGCGTGCCGGTTTCCGAGCTGGCGGCCAAGGCGCCTTCGCGCTACACCGTCAAACGCGGCGACACCTTGTGGGCAATTTCAGGCATGTACCTGCGCAAGCCCTGGGACTGGCCCAAGCTGTGGGGCATGAATCTGCAGCAGATCCGCAACCCGCACTGGATTTTTCCGGGGCAAGTGCTGTATCTCGACATTTCCAATGGCCGCGCCCGCCTCACCATGGGCAGCGGCAGCCAGGGCATCCCCACGGTGAAGCTCAATCCGCAGGTCGAATCCAGCCTGCTGCCGCCCGAAGGCATTCCCACCATCTCGCCCGAACTTATCGCGCCCTTCCTCACCCAGCCGCTGATCGTCGAACCCGACACCCTCGAAGCCTCGCCGCGCATCGTGGCCTTGCCCAAGGGGCACACCATGGCGTCGCCCGGCACGCAGGTCTATGTGCGCGGTGATGTGAGCAAGGCCACGCGCTATCAGATCTATCGTCCGGCCAAGCCGCTGGTCGACCCGGCCACGAAAAAAATCATCGCCTACCAGGCCGAATATCTCGGCACGACCAATTTGGTCGAGCCGCCCTCCGGGCCGGATGCGGTGTCGGTGTTCCGGGTCGATGGCATCGAGCGTGAAGTCGGCGTGGGCGACCGGCTGGTCATCGCGCCGCCGCGTGAATTCGTCAACTACACCCCCCACGCCCCGGCCAAGCCGATCAGCGGCGACATTGTCTCGATCTACGGCGATCTGAGCATGGCGGCCAAGAACAGCGTGGTCGCGCTCAACCGCGGGGCCGACGACGGGCTGGAGCGCGGCGACGTGCTGGCGCTGTGGCACAACAGCCGCATGGTCAAAGACTCGACGGCGCCCGGCAAACCCGAGATCGAACTGCCCGACCGCCGCGTGGGCGTGATGATGGTGTTTCGCACCTTCAAGCATGTGGCCTATGCGCTCATCCTGTCGGCCGACGAACCGGTTGAAGTCGCCGACCGCTTCACCCAGCCCTGA
- the yajC gene encoding preprotein translocase subunit YajC: MNLISVAHAQAAAPAPSAGSTLMSLLPIIVMFVILYFVMLRPQMKKQKELRAMLAALAKGDEVVTTGGVVGKISKINDNYVTLEIAANTEVLLQRSAVTMVLPKGTIKSGI; encoded by the coding sequence ATGAACCTTATTTCTGTTGCCCACGCGCAAGCTGCTGCCCCCGCACCCAGTGCAGGTTCCACCCTGATGAGCCTGCTGCCCATCATCGTGATGTTCGTCATCCTGTACTTCGTCATGCTGCGTCCGCAGATGAAAAAGCAAAAGGAACTGCGCGCCATGCTGGCCGCGCTGGCCAAGGGCGACGAAGTGGTGACCACGGGCGGCGTCGTGGGCAAGATCAGCAAAATCAACGACAACTATGTCACGCTGGAAATCGCCGCGAATACTGAGGTACTGCTGCAGCGCAGCGCGGTGACCATGGTGCTGCCCAAGGGCACGATCAAGAGCGGCATCTGA
- the secD gene encoding protein translocase subunit SecD, which translates to MNRYPWWKYLIMVVVLVVGVVYALPNLYGESPSVQISSTNGGKVDNALLLKGEQILDAANLKPDSADFNGATVNYRFSNTSVQLKARDVLAKALNPNADDPRYVVAVNLLSRSPAWLTALNANPMYLGLDLRGGVHFLLQVDMQAAVHKKLDSISGELRRDLRDKDARYTKLERVGDTLQGVFVDASALNTAKELITRQHPDLQLAPQAPAGSYSLSASLTPAAVSQEEDYAIKQNIQTLHNRINELGVAEPIIQQQGRDRVVVELPGIQDVARAKDILGRTASLEVRMVDDSAAAQAALAGQGPLPAGDQIFPDRDGGKLVVKRDVLLTGDNLTDAQPGFDQQTNEPAVFLTLDSKGSRIFQQVTRENVGKRTAMILFDRGRGEIITAPVIRSEIAGGRVQISGHMTVQEANDTALLLRAGALAAPMNIIEERTVGPSLGQQNISQGFHSVTWGFVAIVIFMSIYYMFFGVVSSIGLAVNLLLLVAVLSMLQATLTLPGIAAMALALGMAIDSNVLINERIREELRNGASPQNAIFHGYERAWATIFDSNVTTLIAGVALLIFGSGAIRGFAVVHVLGILTSMFSAVFFSRGIINLWYGRKRRLHSISIGQIWKPQAAEGAAGALSSGAASDAVKAGKPLDAPTPRTTKPRRKVH; encoded by the coding sequence ATGAATCGCTATCCCTGGTGGAAATATCTCATCATGGTCGTCGTCCTGGTGGTTGGCGTGGTGTATGCGCTGCCCAATCTGTACGGCGAATCGCCCTCAGTGCAGATTTCAAGCACCAACGGCGGCAAGGTGGACAACGCCCTGCTGCTCAAAGGCGAGCAGATTCTGGACGCGGCTAACCTCAAGCCCGATTCGGCCGACTTCAACGGCGCCACGGTCAACTACCGCTTCAGCAACACCAGCGTGCAGCTCAAGGCGCGCGATGTGCTGGCCAAGGCGCTCAACCCCAATGCGGACGATCCGCGGTATGTGGTCGCGGTCAATCTGCTGTCGCGTTCGCCCGCGTGGCTGACGGCGCTCAACGCCAATCCCATGTACCTCGGTCTCGACCTGCGCGGGGGCGTGCACTTCCTGCTGCAGGTGGACATGCAGGCGGCCGTGCACAAAAAGCTCGACTCGATTTCCGGCGAGCTGCGCCGCGATTTGCGCGACAAGGACGCGCGCTACACCAAGCTCGAACGCGTGGGCGACACCCTTCAGGGCGTTTTTGTCGATGCCAGCGCACTGAACACGGCCAAGGAACTCATCACCCGTCAGCATCCCGATTTGCAGCTGGCCCCGCAAGCGCCCGCAGGCTCCTACAGCCTCAGCGCCAGTCTGACGCCTGCCGCCGTGTCGCAGGAAGAAGACTACGCCATCAAGCAGAACATCCAGACCCTGCACAACCGCATCAACGAACTCGGCGTGGCCGAGCCCATCATCCAGCAACAGGGTCGCGACCGCGTGGTGGTCGAGCTGCCCGGTATTCAGGACGTGGCCCGGGCCAAGGACATTCTCGGCCGCACCGCCTCACTCGAAGTACGCATGGTGGACGACAGCGCCGCAGCTCAGGCCGCGCTGGCCGGGCAGGGCCCGCTGCCCGCTGGCGACCAGATCTTTCCGGACCGCGATGGCGGCAAACTGGTGGTCAAGCGCGACGTGCTGCTGACCGGCGACAACCTCACCGACGCCCAGCCCGGCTTCGACCAGCAGACCAACGAGCCCGCGGTGTTCCTCACCCTCGACTCCAAGGGCTCCCGCATCTTCCAGCAAGTCACGCGGGAGAACGTGGGCAAGCGCACCGCCATGATTCTGTTCGACCGCGGACGCGGCGAAATTATCACCGCCCCGGTGATCCGCAGCGAAATCGCCGGCGGCCGGGTACAGATCTCCGGCCACATGACCGTGCAGGAAGCCAACGACACCGCGCTGCTGCTGCGCGCCGGCGCTCTGGCTGCGCCGATGAACATCATCGAAGAGCGCACCGTCGGCCCCAGCCTGGGGCAGCAGAACATCAGCCAGGGCTTCCATTCGGTGACCTGGGGCTTTGTTGCCATCGTCATTTTCATGTCGATCTACTACATGTTCTTCGGCGTGGTGTCGTCCATCGGTCTGGCGGTCAACCTGCTGCTGCTGGTGGCGGTGCTCTCCATGTTGCAGGCCACACTCACTCTGCCCGGCATCGCGGCCATGGCGCTGGCGCTGGGTATGGCCATCGACTCGAACGTGCTGATCAACGAACGCATCCGCGAGGAACTGCGCAATGGCGCCAGTCCGCAAAACGCCATTTTCCACGGCTACGAGCGCGCTTGGGCCACCATCTTCGACTCCAACGTCACCACGCTGATTGCCGGGGTCGCGCTGCTGATCTTCGGCTCGGGCGCCATCCGGGGATTCGCCGTGGTGCACGTGCTGGGCATTCTCACCTCGATGTTCTCGGCGGTGTTCTTCTCGCGCGGCATCATCAACCTCTGGTATGGCCGCAAGCGCCGCCTGCACAGCATCTCCATCGGCCAGATCTGGAAGCCGCAAGCGGCTGAAGGCGCGGCGGGAGCGCTGTCGTCCGGCGCCGCGAGTGACGCGGTGAAAGCTGGAAAGCCGCTGGACGCACCCACACCGCGCACCACCAAGCCGCGCCGCAAGGTGCATTGA
- the def gene encoding peptide deformylase translates to MEQLTIIQYPDPRLYTVAKPVAAVDERVRALVAAMFETMYASNGVGLAATQVDVHERIIVMDTSEERNQPLALINPEIVRHSAEDKEWEEGCLSVPGIYDKVTRPATVRVRALDAQGQPFEMDADGLTAVCIQHEMDHLLGKVFVDYLSPLKRNRIKTKMLKRQRQAA, encoded by the coding sequence ATGGAACAACTGACCATTATTCAATATCCCGATCCGCGTCTTTACACCGTGGCCAAGCCGGTTGCGGCGGTCGATGAGCGGGTGCGCGCCCTGGTGGCGGCGATGTTCGAGACCATGTACGCCTCCAATGGCGTCGGCCTGGCCGCGACGCAGGTCGATGTGCACGAGCGCATCATCGTCATGGATACCTCGGAAGAACGCAATCAACCTCTGGCGCTCATCAACCCGGAAATCGTGCGGCACAGCGCGGAAGACAAGGAATGGGAAGAGGGGTGCCTGTCCGTCCCTGGCATTTATGACAAAGTCACGCGGCCGGCCACGGTGCGGGTGCGCGCGCTGGACGCGCAGGGCCAGCCCTTCGAGATGGACGCCGACGGGCTGACTGCGGTGTGCATTCAGCATGAAATGGATCATCTGCTGGGCAAGGTTTTTGTCGATTACCTCTCGCCGCTCAAACGCAACCGGATCAAGACCAAAATGCTCAAACGGCAGAGGCAGGCCGCTTGA
- the dprA gene encoding DNA-processing protein DprA: MTPPEDLADWLRLMQTPGVGALTARQLLSAFGPPSLIFQTSHAALTRVVSAAVASALLADPDRETQDLIARTLQWAAQPGQSCITLDDPAYPQSLLDITDPPPLLYALGNAALLGAPRRLAMVGARTPTAQGERDAQAFAQAFSEAGVTIVSGFALGIDAAAHRGALAATGEHAGSTIAVLGTGCDRVYPPRHKELAHLVADRGLLLSEFALGTAPAKGNFPRRNRLISGLSRGVLVVEAATHSGSLITARLAGEQGREVFAMPGSIHNPLAHGCHRLIREGAKLVETAQDVLEEFAWDARPAAKTTTADASPAAEAPPECDTECDILRTLGYDIRSFDDLSARTGWPADRLGARLLELELEGQVARLPGGRFQRIARA; encoded by the coding sequence ATGACGCCGCCTGAAGACCTCGCCGACTGGCTGCGGCTGATGCAGACTCCGGGCGTTGGCGCCCTCACCGCGCGCCAACTGCTCAGCGCCTTCGGGCCGCCATCGCTGATTTTCCAGACCTCGCACGCCGCGCTGACTCGGGTGGTCAGCGCCGCCGTCGCCTCGGCGCTGCTGGCCGACCCCGACCGCGAAACCCAAGACCTCATCGCACGCACCCTGCAATGGGCCGCCCAGCCGGGGCAGTCCTGCATCACCCTGGACGATCCGGCTTATCCGCAAAGCCTGCTCGACATCACCGACCCGCCGCCCTTGCTTTACGCCTTGGGCAATGCCGCGCTGCTGGGCGCCCCACGGCGGCTGGCCATGGTGGGCGCACGCACCCCCACCGCGCAGGGCGAGCGCGATGCCCAGGCGTTTGCGCAGGCATTCAGCGAAGCCGGGGTCACCATCGTGTCGGGATTTGCCCTGGGCATCGACGCGGCCGCGCATCGCGGTGCCCTGGCCGCGACGGGCGAGCACGCCGGTTCGACCATCGCCGTGCTCGGCACCGGCTGCGACCGCGTCTATCCGCCACGCCACAAGGAACTGGCGCATCTCGTGGCCGATCGCGGGCTGCTGCTGTCCGAGTTTGCGCTGGGCACCGCTCCCGCCAAGGGCAATTTTCCGCGCCGCAACCGCCTCATCAGCGGCCTGTCACGCGGGGTGCTGGTAGTTGAGGCCGCAACGCACTCCGGTTCGCTCATCACCGCGCGGCTGGCTGGCGAGCAGGGGCGCGAAGTCTTTGCCATGCCCGGCTCGATCCACAACCCCCTGGCGCATGGCTGCCACCGTCTCATCCGCGAAGGCGCCAAGCTCGTCGAAACCGCGCAAGACGTGCTGGAGGAATTTGCCTGGGATGCGCGCCCCGCCGCGAAAACCACGACGGCAGACGCATCGCCCGCCGCGGAAGCCCCGCCCGAATGCGACACCGAATGCGACATCCTGCGCACCCTCGGCTACGACATCCGCAGCTTCGACGATCTCAGCGCGCGCACCGGCTGGCCTGCCGACCGGCTGGGCGCGCGCCTGCTCGAACTTGAGCTGGAGGGCCAGGTCGCGCGCCTGCCCGGCGGCCGCTTTCAGCGCATCGCCCGCGCCTGA